A region of Paenibacillus thiaminolyticus DNA encodes the following proteins:
- a CDS encoding NADH-quinone oxidoreductase subunit N, with protein sequence MDTPHVQLLHLADLALLAPELTLVIAAIVISLIDLALPRRIHRDVMGVLSLLAIAVSLGFVLLKLYQRAKLTAEAAQAVQLLEHSYRIDGFALIVKAIILIGVGFVIMMSFGNLRKEELPNRGEYYYLLLPAAIGGMMMASSGDLLTLYVGLELLSITSYILVAMKKNDSKSTESAFKYTVLGSVASAFILYGMSFLYGISGSTAFNGIAHALADRTAGFEPLIYVSFILMIVGFGFKIAAAPFHAWAPDVYQGAPTPISAFLGVVSKAATLAVIFRMFYSMYLGLGQDMAIYSDLSTILLSIAALSMVVGTTMALRQANVKRLLALSGIANAGYLLVPVSLNLFGQHLHASNFAEFIYYLIAYLLMTFGAFAVHMVVERSSGHDHLSGYAGLYYRSPWLAVAMTVIVLSLAGIPVTAGFFGKLFIILGAIASHTLWIAIVMMVASVVSFYFYFGFIRQMYMRGGNEEAVRIPWTQGLVIIVCVLAIVGLGAFPNPVIHALSRVFSIGADLLVR encoded by the coding sequence ATGGATACGCCACATGTTCAACTGCTGCATTTGGCCGATCTCGCACTGCTGGCGCCTGAGCTTACGCTAGTCATTGCGGCCATTGTCATCTCGCTCATTGACCTGGCGCTTCCCCGCCGCATCCATCGCGACGTCATGGGCGTGCTCTCGCTGCTCGCCATCGCCGTATCGCTTGGCTTCGTCCTGCTCAAGCTGTATCAACGGGCGAAGCTGACGGCAGAAGCCGCGCAGGCAGTGCAGTTGCTCGAGCACAGCTATCGCATCGACGGCTTCGCCCTGATCGTGAAGGCCATCATCCTGATTGGCGTCGGCTTCGTCATTATGATGAGCTTCGGCAATCTGCGCAAGGAAGAGCTGCCGAACCGGGGAGAGTATTATTATTTGCTCCTTCCTGCTGCCATCGGAGGCATGATGATGGCATCGTCCGGCGACCTGCTTACGCTCTATGTCGGCTTGGAGCTGCTCAGCATCACGTCGTATATTTTAGTGGCGATGAAAAAGAATGACAGCAAATCGACGGAGAGCGCGTTCAAGTATACAGTGCTCGGAAGCGTCGCTTCGGCCTTTATCTTATACGGGATGTCGTTCCTGTACGGAATCAGCGGAAGCACGGCATTCAATGGAATCGCCCATGCCTTGGCTGATCGGACCGCCGGGTTCGAGCCGCTCATATATGTCAGCTTCATCCTGATGATTGTCGGCTTCGGCTTCAAAATCGCGGCGGCTCCTTTCCATGCCTGGGCCCCGGATGTGTATCAGGGCGCGCCGACGCCGATATCCGCCTTTCTGGGCGTCGTGTCCAAAGCGGCGACGCTGGCTGTCATTTTCCGCATGTTCTACAGTATGTATCTCGGTCTGGGCCAGGATATGGCCATTTATTCGGACTTGTCGACGATATTGCTGTCCATCGCAGCTTTGTCCATGGTCGTCGGAACGACGATGGCGCTTCGCCAGGCCAACGTCAAGCGGCTGCTGGCCTTGTCCGGAATCGCGAACGCAGGCTATCTGCTTGTTCCGGTCAGTCTGAACTTGTTCGGCCAGCATTTGCACGCGTCGAACTTCGCGGAATTCATCTATTATCTTATCGCCTATCTGTTGATGACCTTCGGAGCCTTTGCCGTTCATATGGTTGTCGAGCGGTCATCCGGGCATGATCATCTAAGCGGCTATGCGGGTCTCTACTACCGTTCGCCGTGGCTGGCCGTCGCGATGACGGTGATCGTCTTGTCGCTGGCCGGGATTCCGGTTACGGCGGGCTTCTTCGGGAAGCTGTTCATTATTCTCGGAGCGATTGCCTCGCACACGCTCTGGATCGCTATCGTCATGATGGTCGCGAGCGTCGTCTCCTTCTATTTCTACTTCGGCTTCATTCGCCAGATGTATATGCGCGGGGGCAATGAGGAAGCGGTGCGCATCCCATGGACGCAAGGCCTCGTCATCATTGTATGTGTCCTTGCGATTGTCGGGCTCGGGGCATTCCCGAACCCGGTCATCCATGCGCTAAGCCGGGTATTCTCCATCGGGGCCGATTTGCTGGTGAGATAA
- a CDS encoding complex I subunit 4 family protein — translation MVNGLTSLPLLTLLTFSPLLGVLILLFVPKGRKRAIQIIGIAATLLPLILALTVYGIYDLVDKGASLTEQYAWISLPLNLEIASGIQSWSFNIDYHLAIDGLSLPLVVMTTIVASMAAIASLGITKRWKTYYILFLLLEVGMIGVFLARDLLLFFMFFEWTLVPTFFLIGIWGLMHREKAANRFLIYNGLGSALLLVAFVILTVTAGFTNHPDFPDGGHYIYSSNLNVIMDNLGSAAAYVNQADYSVFYLTSGMKTTVFVLLLIAFGIKLPFFPFHTWMLQVHAEAPAPVVMLHSGILLKMGAYGLVQFGAALLPQETASWATVLAMLGVINVIYGAVLAFRQRELRLLLAYSSISHMGFVLLGVAAMNELGIQGAVVQMVSHGFISALFFLLVGSLSERTGTTRIGELGGLAKSMPFLCGILLLAGLASLGLPGLSGFVAELLTLLGLYGTASWAAILGALGLIFSAVYVLRGVLAISYGPMDTRFEGLKDARLAEAIPIMVLTACIVLIGLFPSFVTAPIDNSVAHMIELFKVRG, via the coding sequence ATGGTAAACGGGCTTACATCACTGCCCTTGTTGACACTGCTGACCTTCTCTCCGCTGTTGGGCGTGCTGATTTTGCTGTTCGTGCCGAAGGGCCGCAAGCGCGCGATTCAAATCATCGGCATCGCGGCGACCCTCCTGCCGCTCATTCTGGCGCTTACGGTGTACGGCATCTATGATCTGGTCGATAAGGGAGCGTCATTAACCGAGCAATACGCCTGGATTTCTCTTCCGCTGAATCTGGAGATCGCCAGCGGCATTCAATCCTGGTCGTTCAACATCGATTATCATTTGGCGATTGACGGCTTATCGCTGCCGCTTGTCGTCATGACGACGATTGTGGCCTCGATGGCGGCCATCGCTTCCTTGGGCATCACAAAAAGATGGAAAACGTACTACATCCTCTTCCTCCTGCTCGAGGTCGGGATGATCGGCGTCTTCCTGGCGCGGGATCTGCTCCTATTCTTCATGTTCTTCGAATGGACGCTGGTGCCGACCTTCTTCCTCATCGGCATATGGGGATTGATGCACCGGGAGAAGGCGGCGAACCGCTTCCTTATCTATAATGGGCTCGGATCGGCCCTGCTGCTCGTGGCCTTCGTCATTCTGACGGTAACCGCGGGCTTCACGAACCATCCGGATTTCCCGGATGGCGGTCACTATATCTACAGCAGCAATCTGAATGTCATTATGGACAATCTGGGAAGCGCGGCGGCTTACGTCAATCAGGCGGACTACAGCGTCTTCTATCTGACCTCGGGAATGAAGACGACAGTGTTCGTGCTGCTGCTAATCGCCTTCGGCATCAAGCTGCCGTTCTTCCCGTTCCATACGTGGATGCTGCAGGTGCATGCCGAAGCTCCGGCTCCGGTCGTCATGCTTCACTCGGGTATTTTGCTGAAAATGGGGGCTTACGGGCTCGTCCAATTCGGGGCGGCGCTGCTGCCGCAGGAGACCGCTTCCTGGGCGACCGTGCTGGCCATGCTCGGGGTAATCAATGTGATCTACGGCGCGGTATTGGCTTTCCGGCAGCGGGAGCTGCGACTGCTGCTGGCTTATTCCAGCATCAGTCATATGGGCTTCGTGCTGCTCGGCGTCGCGGCCATGAACGAGCTCGGCATCCAGGGCGCAGTCGTTCAGATGGTGTCGCACGGCTTCATCTCAGCCCTGTTCTTCCTGCTCGTCGGCAGTCTCAGCGAGCGAACGGGCACGACGCGCATCGGGGAATTGGGCGGCCTGGCGAAGAGCATGCCGTTCTTATGCGGGATTCTGCTCCTGGCCGGTCTGGCATCGCTCGGCCTGCCGGGGCTGTCCGGCTTTGTCGCAGAGCTGCTGACCTTGCTCGGGCTGTACGGCACTGCATCATGGGCCGCGATACTCGGGGCGCTCGGGCTCATCTTCAGCGCAGTCTATGTGCTCCGCGGGGTGCTCGCCATCTCGTACGGACCGATGGATACGCGCTTCGAGGGGCTGAAGGATGCGCGGCTGGCGGAGGCAATCCCAATTATGGTACTGACCGCCTGCATTGTCCTTATCGGTCTGTTCCCGTCCTTCGTGACCGCCCCGATAGACAACAGTGTTGCGCATATGATCGAACTATTCAAGGTGAGGGGGTAG
- the nuoL gene encoding NADH-quinone oxidoreductase subunit L encodes MESVLSQYAWMIPVIPLLAFLMLTAFGRQMKGVAVMLGVFSSFAACVLSVLILWERMTGAPDDYTRSFEWFRIGDIRLEFGFDITNLNALMLVIVTLVSTLVNVYSKAYMEGDERQTVFYAYIALFTSAMLGLVLSPNLIQLYIFWELVGVCSFLLIGFWYERPAARAAAKKAFIVTRIGDVGLLVAILILFWHMPNHALDFTMISNVFANADSMAQYGISTGLGTWIAALIFLGAAGKSGQFPLHTWLPDAMEGPTPISALIHAATMVAAGVYLVARTFDIFSVSPTAMMIVAGVGGFTAIFAASIAAAQRDMKRILAYSTVSQLGYMMMALGLGAITAGIFHLFTHAFFKALLFLGAGSVIHAIHTQDIFRMGGLGNRMKVTAWTFAIGALALSGIPPLSGFWSKDAILAAAWEQNMLLFIVGAVTVFITAFYMARLFFLVFTGSPAAGSAAENVRESSASMIFPLIVLAVLAAVAGFVHTPFSGALGMWLDGDEPGSSVHAAAMIISVLAGVLGIGLGYIWYGPRGSRRGGSREASNPFYRLVANKYYIDEMYQLIFVRSLAGLGRVLQAFDKWIVDGMVRLVSGAAVGIGKTSTRLQNGQLQTYGLMSLFGFAALIVFILALGRRFW; translated from the coding sequence ATGGAATCCGTCTTGTCGCAATATGCATGGATGATCCCGGTCATTCCGCTGCTCGCGTTCCTCATGCTGACGGCATTCGGCCGCCAGATGAAAGGTGTTGCCGTCATGCTCGGCGTCTTCAGCTCGTTCGCCGCATGCGTACTCTCCGTCCTCATCCTGTGGGAGCGGATGACAGGTGCGCCTGACGACTACACCCGCAGCTTCGAATGGTTCCGCATCGGCGACATCCGTCTCGAGTTCGGATTTGACATCACGAACCTGAATGCGCTGATGCTCGTGATTGTTACGCTGGTAAGCACGCTGGTCAATGTGTATTCCAAAGCCTATATGGAGGGCGACGAGCGGCAGACGGTGTTCTATGCATACATTGCTCTATTTACGAGCGCCATGCTGGGACTTGTCCTGTCGCCGAATCTCATTCAGCTCTATATATTCTGGGAGCTGGTCGGGGTCTGTTCCTTCCTGCTGATCGGCTTCTGGTATGAGCGGCCGGCGGCGCGCGCCGCCGCCAAAAAAGCCTTCATCGTCACCCGCATCGGCGATGTCGGGCTGTTGGTCGCGATTCTTATCCTGTTCTGGCATATGCCGAACCATGCGCTTGATTTTACGATGATTAGCAACGTATTCGCCAATGCCGATTCCATGGCGCAGTACGGCATTTCCACCGGCTTAGGCACCTGGATCGCAGCGCTGATCTTCCTGGGAGCTGCCGGCAAATCCGGCCAGTTCCCGCTGCATACGTGGCTGCCGGATGCGATGGAGGGACCGACGCCCATCTCCGCGCTGATCCACGCGGCGACGATGGTTGCGGCCGGCGTCTATTTGGTCGCCCGGACCTTTGATATTTTCTCGGTCTCGCCGACGGCGATGATGATCGTCGCGGGCGTAGGCGGCTTCACCGCGATTTTCGCGGCATCGATTGCCGCGGCGCAGCGGGATATGAAGCGAATCTTGGCCTATTCCACGGTCAGTCAGCTTGGCTATATGATGATGGCGCTCGGACTCGGCGCGATTACGGCCGGAATATTCCATCTGTTCACCCATGCCTTCTTCAAGGCGCTGCTGTTCCTTGGGGCAGGCAGTGTCATTCACGCCATACATACACAGGATATATTCCGCATGGGCGGATTGGGGAACCGGATGAAGGTGACGGCCTGGACCTTCGCCATCGGCGCCCTGGCGTTGTCCGGTATTCCGCCGCTGTCCGGCTTCTGGTCCAAGGACGCCATACTGGCGGCTGCCTGGGAACAAAATATGCTGCTCTTCATCGTTGGAGCGGTCACCGTATTCATCACCGCCTTCTATATGGCGAGATTGTTCTTCCTAGTCTTCACCGGTTCGCCTGCCGCCGGTTCAGCTGCGGAGAATGTCCGGGAATCTTCGGCTTCCATGATATTCCCGCTCATCGTGCTGGCCGTACTGGCTGCGGTCGCCGGGTTCGTTCATACTCCATTCAGCGGCGCACTGGGCATGTGGCTGGACGGGGATGAACCGGGCTCCTCCGTCCATGCAGCCGCGATGATTATATCGGTGCTGGCGGGCGTGCTCGGCATCGGATTGGGCTATATATGGTACGGGCCGCGCGGAAGCCGCCGTGGCGGTTCGCGGGAAGCGTCCAATCCGTTCTATCGGCTAGTGGCCAATAAGTATTATATCGACGAGATGTATCAGCTGATCTTCGTTCGCTCGCTTGCCGGCCTCGGCCGCGTACTGCAGGCGTTCGACAAGTGGATTGTCGACGGGATGGTCCGGCTCGTCTCGGGAGCTGCGGTTGGCATCGGGAAGACGTCGACCCGGCTGCAGAACGGGCAGCTGCAGACGTACGGGCTAATGTCGCTGTTCGGATTCGCTGCGCTCATCGTGTTCATCCTGGCGCTCGGAAGGAGGTTCTGGTAA
- the nuoK gene encoding NADH-quinone oxidoreductase subunit NuoK, whose translation MGSMLASYLTLAAILFCIGLYGVLTKRNAVIVLLSIELMLNAANLNLIAFSKYGVVPNLKGQIFSLFTIAIAAAEAAVGVAILIALYRNRGTANVDEYNELKR comes from the coding sequence ATGGGTAGTATGCTGGCTTCCTACCTTACGCTGGCAGCCATTCTGTTCTGCATCGGACTCTACGGGGTGCTGACGAAGCGCAATGCCGTCATCGTGCTTCTGTCCATCGAGCTGATGCTGAATGCGGCCAATTTGAATTTGATTGCCTTTTCCAAGTACGGGGTCGTGCCGAATCTGAAGGGCCAGATCTTCTCGCTCTTCACGATCGCGATCGCGGCGGCGGAAGCGGCGGTCGGCGTCGCCATACTAATCGCGTTGTATCGGAACCGCGGCACGGCCAACGTGGACGAATATAACGAATTGAAGAGATAA
- a CDS encoding NADH-quinone oxidoreductase subunit J yields the protein MFNFSIEWTGETAAFFVLAICIISGSVLMLNFTKVVHMVVSLAFAFLGLAGIFVMLEAEFVAFVQVLVYTGAISILMIFGIMMTRHDRQDEEVSRPLRETLAALGCLALFGVLFFTIRGTDFPAPEPAGLAQDNTLQLGKQIFTEHVIPFELLSVLLTVAFIGAIVLAKKEAD from the coding sequence ATGTTTAACTTCTCCATCGAGTGGACGGGAGAAACGGCAGCCTTCTTCGTACTTGCCATATGTATCATTTCCGGATCGGTATTGATGCTTAATTTTACGAAGGTTGTTCATATGGTCGTATCGCTGGCCTTCGCCTTTCTCGGGCTCGCGGGCATCTTCGTTATGCTGGAAGCCGAGTTCGTCGCCTTCGTCCAGGTGCTGGTCTACACGGGAGCCATCTCGATTCTGATGATCTTCGGCATCATGATGACCCGTCATGATCGGCAGGATGAAGAGGTATCGCGCCCGTTAAGGGAGACGTTGGCCGCGCTTGGCTGTCTGGCCTTGTTCGGGGTCCTGTTCTTTACGATACGCGGCACCGATTTCCCCGCGCCTGAGCCGGCGGGGCTGGCCCAGGACAACACGCTCCAGCTCGGGAAGCAGATATTTACGGAGCATGTTATCCCGTTCGAGCTGCTGTCGGTGCTGCTGACCGTCGCATTCATCGGGGCCATCGTGCTCGCGAAGAAGGAGGCGGATTAA
- the nuoI gene encoding NADH-quinone oxidoreductase subunit NuoI produces MKGLFKGLGVTMKALTSKKVTYPYPDKPLELPDRFRGIQYFDPDKCIVCNMCARICPTDCITLTGKPNPDPEKKGKVIDTFDLNFEICILCDLCTEVCPTEAIVMTNNFELAAYSRDDLFKNMEWLNENNQNIRQENNSAMPKGGARKNV; encoded by the coding sequence GTGAAAGGATTATTCAAAGGGCTGGGCGTCACGATGAAGGCGCTGACTTCCAAAAAAGTCACCTATCCGTATCCCGATAAGCCTCTGGAATTGCCTGACCGGTTCCGCGGCATTCAATATTTCGATCCGGACAAGTGCATCGTCTGCAACATGTGCGCGCGCATTTGCCCGACGGATTGCATCACGCTTACCGGGAAGCCGAATCCGGATCCAGAGAAGAAGGGCAAGGTTATCGATACGTTTGACCTCAATTTTGAAATTTGCATTTTATGCGATTTGTGCACCGAGGTATGTCCGACGGAAGCGATTGTCATGACGAACAATTTCGAGCTGGCGGCGTACAGCCGCGACGATCTGTTCAAAAACATGGAATGGTTGAACGAGAACAACCAGAATATACGGCAGGAGAACAATTCAGCCATGCCAAAAGGGGGCGCCAGAAAAAATGTTTAA